Genomic segment of Pontibacter liquoris:
TAGACCAGGGCCATGAGGTGCATGTAGCCTACCAAACATCGGGCAACACAGCTGTATGGGATGATGATGTGCTCCGCTACATGGAATTTGCCGTTGACTTTGACAAGAGCATCGGGGAAGACAGTTGCCGCCTGCAGGAAATCTACAACGAAATGCGCGCCTTTTTTGAGACCAAACAACCTAACCAGCCCGATACGCTGGAGGTGCGGAACGTAAAAGGTTTTATCCGCAAGAGCGAGGCCATTGCAGGTGCGCGTTACGTGGGCCTGCCCGACGAGAACATCCACTTTATGGCGCTACCTTTTTACGAAGAAGGCAAGCTCCGCAAAAACCCGGTAACCGATAAAGACATAGAACTGACCATGGAGCTGCTCCAAAAGGTAAAACCGCACCAGTTGTTTGCAGCTGGCGATTTTGCAGACCCGCATGGCACGCACATAGTTTGCTTCCGGATTCTGGTCGAAGCCCTGCAACGCCTGCGCAAGACCGAGAGTTGGGTGGAAGACTGCTGGCTGTGGATGTACCGCGGTGCCTGGCACGAGTTCGAGACCTACGAGATCGAGATGGCTGTGCCGCTCTCGCCGCAGGAGGTGGAACGAAAAAGGAATGCTATCTTTAAGCACCAGTCGCAGAAAGACCGCCCGGTTTTCCCGGGAGATGATGAACGCGAGTTCTGGGTGAGAGCCGAAGAGCGAAACCGCGAAACGGCCCGCAATTACGACAGCCTGGGCCTGGCCGATTATGAAGCCATGGAAGCTTTCGTTAGATTCCATTTCTGATCGCCGGGGCTGCCAGAGCTAAATTATAAACTGGATAGCAGCCTGCGGAGCATAATCACACCTGATAGTATAAGTATAAAACAGCATAAGTAGAAGAGCGCCGGTATTACCGGAACCGCTCAGGAACGCAACATGACAAAGAAAAAAATTATTGCCATCGACATTGGAGCCACCAAGATCCACGTGGGTATTGTGCAGGACGGCGCCATTACAGCAGAGCGAAAAGTACCGACCTCGGCACAGGGATCGCAGGCGCAGGTATTAAATGAGATTGTGCAGGGAGTGGCCCAACTGATGGATGATGAGGTAGCCGGCATCGGCATTGGCGTACCCGGCCTGGTAGATGACACCACCGGCGTGGTATACGACCTTAACAATGTTCCCTCCTGGCAGGAAGTGCCGCTGGGCAAGCACCTGGAAGATCACTTTCAGGTACCCGTGTATCTGGGCAACGATGCCAACATGTTTGTGTTAGGCGAAAAGATGTACGGCCAGGCCAAAGACTTTAAGAATGTAGTGGGCATCACACTCGGCACCGGGCTGGGCGCAGGTATCATCATAGATAATAACCTGTATACCGGTACTCTCTCCAGCGCAGGAGAATTCGGGTGCATCCCCTACCTCGACAAGAACATTGAGGCTTATTGCAGCGGCAGTTTCTTTACAAGCAAGTATGGCCTGGACGGGAACACGGTAAAGCAGCGTGCCGAGCAGGGAGACAAGGAGGCGCTGGAAATTTTCCGTACCTATGGTGAGCACCTGGGCAATGCCCTGCACCTGGTTCTCTACACGCTCTCGCCGGAAGCTATCTTTCTGGGCGGTTCGGTCAGCCGCTCGTTCCACCTGTTTGAGGAAGCCATGCAAGCCCGCCTGCAGGCGTTCCCGTTTAAACGGGTAACAGCGCGCCTGGTGGTTGCCCCATCTTCTATCGATAATGCCGCCCTGTTAGGTGCTGCAGCCTTGTTCCAGATGAAGCAAACCGCACAGGCATTTGCCTCGCAACCCTGATAATCTATTCCCTAACCTGACAAAGTACGATCTTATGCAGCACGCAACTCTTCTTTCAATCTCATTCTTAAAGCACCTGTAAGCCATGGCACAAAAATCAATATTAACCGAGGAAAGGGCAATACCGGCCTCACAAAGTGGGGGCAGCATGCGATCGATGCTGATCATTGGCGCCCTGTTTTTCATTTTTGGCTTTGTAACCTGGCTGAATTCCGTTCTGATCCCCTACCTGCGCATTGCCTGCGAGCTCAATAACTTCGAATCGTACCTGGTGGCCTTTGCCTTTTACATCTCCTATCTAGTGATGGCTATACCGTCGGCCTGGGTGCTGAAAAAGACCGGCTTTAAACGCGGTATGTCTGTGGGGCTAGGCATTATGGCCGTGGGCGCGCTGGTGTTTATCCCGGCCGCCATGTCGCGCACGTATGTGCTGTTCCTGATCGGTTTGTTTATACAGGGCACCGGCCTGGCCGTGCTGCAGACCGCCGTAAACCCCTACGTAACCATACTTGGTCCGCGCGAGAGTGCTGCCAAGCGCATCAGCATCATGGGTATCTGTAACAAAGTGGCCGGAGCCCTCGCGCCGCTGATCCTGGGCGCTATCGTGCTGGAAAATGCCGACGTGCTGGTAAACAGCCTCAGCAGCATGAGCGCAGCTCAGCAGGCCCTGGAACTCGATGCACTGGCCACTAAAGTAATCACACCATACCTCATCATGGCCGGCATCCTGGTGTTACTGGCTATACTTGTATCGTTCTCTACCTTGCCTGAGGTGGATACCGACCACGAAGACGAAGCGGTTGCCTCTGCCAACACCCACAAGAAAAGCATTTTACAGTTTCCGCATGTGCTGCTTGGCGCCTTCACCCTCTTCCTGTATGTGGGCGTGGAAGTAATGGCCGGCGATACCGTGATCAGTTACGGCGCTTCCCAGGGCATTGCCCTGTCTACTTCCAAGTTCTTTACCACCTACACGCTTGTCGCTATGCTGGTAGGCTATGTGATCGGCATTGTAGCCATTCCGAAGTATATTTCGCAGGCCAAAGCCCTGCAGTTAGCAGCTTTGCTGGGCATTGCGTTTGTGCTGGTGGCCCTCTTTACCGACGGCTATATTTCGGTGCTGTTTATCTCGCTGCTGGGCCTGGCCAACGCGGTGATGTGGCCGGCTATCTGGCCCCTGGCTATTGCTGACCTGGGCCGCTTTACCAAGATTGGTTCCTCGCTGCTGATCATGGGCATCGCCGGCGGCGCCATTCTTCCGCTGGCTTATGGCGGCCTGGCCGATATGCTTAACCCGCACCAGGCATACTGGGTAATGGTGCCTTGCTACTTGGTGATCTGGTATTTTGCTACCTATGGCCATAAAATAAGAACAGCTTAACCCAAGTATAAAACGACCTTTTGCAAGGTTTCCTCTTCATCAAAAACGAAAAAAGTATGAAAAGATTCTTTTTCCTTTTTCTGCTGATTGCCCAGGTGGCCACAGCCCAGGAAATTTCGATTATCCCGAAGCCGGCCAGCGTGCAGCAAATGCCCGGCACCTTTACCATCACCAAAAACACCGTGATTGCAGTAAAGGATAAGAAAGACCGTGATGCTGCCAACTTCCTCAACGATTACCTGCAGCAGGTATACGGTTTTAAGCTGGACATCAAAAAGAAGGGAAAGCATAATTTCATCCGCTTTGCCACCCACAAGCCTGCGGGCACCCCGGCAAAAGACGGTTATACTTTAACGGCTACCAAAGACGGCGTAACGATTGAAGGCGATACCTATGCCGGTACGTTCTATGGCCTGCAGTCGCTCATCCAGTTGCTGCCGGTAGAAAAAAGCACCTCGCTGGTTATTCCGGCAGTGGCCATAAAAGATGTGCCGCGCTTTGATTACCGGGGCATGCACCTGGACGTAGGCCGCCACATGTTCCCGATTTCCTTTATCAAGAAGTATATCGACTACCTGGCCCTGCACAAGATGAACTACTTCCACTGGCACCTGACCGAAGACCAGGGCTGGCGATTGGAGTTCAAAAAGTACCCGGAACTGACCAAAACAGGCGCTTATCGTAACAGCACCATCATTGGCCGTTATCCCGGAACCGGGGTAGACAACACCCGCTACGGCGGCTTTTATACCCAGGACGAAGCCAAGGAGATCGTGAAGTATGCCGCTGCCCGCCACATTACGGTAGTGCCTGAAATAGAAATGCCTGGCCACGCCAGTGCTGCGCTTGCCTCTTACCCGTGGTTAGGTTGCCCCGGCACCGGCCCATATAAAGTAGAAGGCACCTGGGGTATTTTTGACGACGTATACTGCGCCGGCAAAGATTCTACCTTCACATTCCTGCAGGATGTAATGGATGAGGTGATGGCTATTTTCCCGTCTAAGTACATCCACGTAGGTGGCGACGAAAGCCCGAAGTCAAACTGGAAAATCTGCCCGCTTTGCCAGAAAAGAATCAAGGACGAAGGCCTGAAAGACGAGCATGAACTGCAGAGCTACTTTATCCAGCGCATGGAGAAGTATATCAACGGCAAAGGCCGCACTATAATTGGCTGGGATGAGATACTTGAAGGCGGACTGGCTCCAAACGCCATTGTAATGAGCTGGCGAGGCGAAGCAGGCGGCATTGCGGCTGCCCAGCAACACCATAACGTTATCATGACGCCGGGCACTCACGTATACTTCGACCATGCCCAGAGCCAGCGCGAAGACTCGGTGACAATTGGCGGCTTTACAAGCATCGAAAAAGCCTACAGCTACGAACCCATCCCCAAAGAACTGACTGCCGAACAGGCCAAGTATGTTTTAGGCGCTCAGGCCAACGTTTGGACCGAATACATGAGCAACACGGCCAAAGTAGAATACCAGATCTTCCCGAGGATGAGTGCTTTGAGCGAAGTGCTCTGGACCGCACCGGAGAAAAAGGATTACAAAGACTTTGAGAAGCGGTTGCTGACCCAGTTTAAACGCTATGATCTATGGGGTGCCCGTTACAGCAATGCCTACTACGATATTACGGCTAATGTGCAGCCTTCCGCAGACTTCCAGGGTGTAACCGTGAAGATGGATGCGAAAAAGGACCTGGGCAAACTGGTCTACACCATCAAAGGCAAGCAGGCTGAAACCCCTTATTCCGGTCCGATCGTGTTAAAAGAATCTTCGCAGGTTACCGGTTTATACTACAAGGATAACCAGCTGATGGATTCGGTTACAATCAAAGTGAATGTAAACAAAGCCACCGGAAAGCAGATCACGTTGCGTGAGCAGCCTTCCACGTATTTCCCGGGCAATGGCGCTTTCACGCTGATAGACGGCATCGTGAATGAGAAAGGCGGCCGCGACCAGGCTACCGTAGGTTTCTCAGGCAGCGACCTGGAAGCCACCATTGACTTGGGCAGCGCGCAGCAGATCAACAATGTGGTGATCCATGCCCTGAACGCAGGCGGCACATACGTATACCCGCCTAAAGGCGTGGAAGTATACGGCTCTTCTGACGGGGTAACCTTTAAGCCACTCGGAACGGCAAACGCGGTATCGGAAGTAGCCGGCACCAAAGCCATTATGAAGGTTAACTTCAAACCGGCTAACACCCGCTTTGTAAAAGTTGCAGTAAAAAACATGCAGACCGTGCCGGAAGGCAAGCAGGGTGCCGGCGAAAAAACGTGGCTCTTCCTGGATGAAATTCAGGTAAACTAAGCGCCCCTTTCCCACTCTAACTTAGTTAAAAGACCTTTCGGCCGCTCGCCGAAAGGTCTTTTGCTTTTAGCAGCCCCGTGATCCGGTAACATATGCGCTGCCCTCTGCCGCAAAGGGCAGTTAAAAGTATAACTGACAGATTTGGAAGTCGATTAAAACAGGCCCAGCTTTTGCTGTTAATAGGAGTGCAGTTGATAGCCAAAGCGCTTATTGCTCAAAGTATTATTTGTAAAAGAATTTCACTAATTTTGCAGTTGTATCTTTTATTATTTTAATAGTGATGATTATGGGAATGTATCCTGAATATATGGTTGCCCCGATTCGTGAGGACCTGACCTCTATCGGCTTTGAGCAACTGATGACGGCCGACGAAGTGGAGCAGGCGTTAAAGGAAGAAGGCACTGTGCTGTTAGCGGTAAACTCGGTTTGTGGTTGTGCTGCTTCTAAAGCGCGCCCAGCCCTTAAAATGGCAGTGGCTTCGTCAGATAAGCGCCCTGCTAAACTGGTAACCGTATTTGCCGGCATGGAGCAGGATGCGGTAGCCAAAGCCCGTGAGCACATGTTGCCTTACCCGCCCTCTTCCCCGTCTATTGCCTTGTTCAAAGACGGCGAGCTGGTACACATGATTGAGCGCTACCACATTGAAGGCAATGACCTGAACCGCATTGTAGATAACCTGCAGGGTGCGTTCGAAGCATATTGCTAGTAACAAGCAAGTATAAACAGAAAGGCCGGTTCATGAACCGGCCTTTCTGTTTTAAGGGCAACTGCTGCCTTAAGCAGGTATATTTTTAAGATCAAAGCCCAGATCGTGGCGGTAGTAGCGGCCCTTCCAGGTAATGGTCTCGGCAGCGGCATTGGCTTTGGCCAGTGCTTCTTCCCGCGTATCGGCCAGAGCTGTTACCGCAATCACGCGGCCGCCATTGCTCAACAGCTTGCCATTTTCCAGCACCGTACCGGCATGAAAGACCATCACATCAGCTGCAACTTGCTCCAGGCCACTGATCTCCTTGCCTTTTTCAAATCCCTCGGGGTAGCCGCCCGACACCAGGAAAACCGTGGCTGCTGTGCGTGGGTCCACTTCCAGCTTAAACTCGCCCAGCTTGTGGTCGTGCAAGGCCCGGAATAGCTCGAACAAATCGGATTTGATGCGCGGCAGGATGGCCTCCGTTTCCGGGTCGCCCAGGCGCACATTAAATTCTATTACCATAGGCTCGCCGTTTACGCGAATCAGGCCAATAAACAGGAAACCGGTATAATCCAGCTGCTCTTCCTGCATGCCGCGCAGGGTCGGTTCGATCACGCGCTCTTTTACTTTTTGCATAAAGGCCTCATCGGCAAATGGTACCGGTGAGATGGCGCCCATGCCGCCGGTGTTCAGGCCAGTATCGCCCTCGCCAATGCGCTTGTAATCTTTTGCTTCGGGCAGCAGCACGTATTCTTTGCCATCGGTCAGGATAAACACCGATACTTCGATGCCCTGCAGGTACTCTTCGATCACCACTTTGCTGCTGGCATTGCCAAAGCGCTTGTTGCGGAGCAGGTCTTCCAGCGCATCTACTGCCTCTTCAAAATTCTGGGCAATGATCACGCCTTTGCCGGCCGCCAGCCCATCGGCTTTAATCACGACCGGAAACGTATGGTTGCGCACATAGTCCACAGCCTCGCGGAAAGTGGCTTCTGTAAAGGTTTTGTAAGCGGCCGT
This window contains:
- a CDS encoding ROK family protein, producing the protein MTKKKIIAIDIGATKIHVGIVQDGAITAERKVPTSAQGSQAQVLNEIVQGVAQLMDDEVAGIGIGVPGLVDDTTGVVYDLNNVPSWQEVPLGKHLEDHFQVPVYLGNDANMFVLGEKMYGQAKDFKNVVGITLGTGLGAGIIIDNNLYTGTLSSAGEFGCIPYLDKNIEAYCSGSFFTSKYGLDGNTVKQRAEQGDKEALEIFRTYGEHLGNALHLVLYTLSPEAIFLGGSVSRSFHLFEEAMQARLQAFPFKRVTARLVVAPSSIDNAALLGAAALFQMKQTAQAFASQP
- a CDS encoding glycoside hydrolase family 20 protein, whose protein sequence is MKRFFFLFLLIAQVATAQEISIIPKPASVQQMPGTFTITKNTVIAVKDKKDRDAANFLNDYLQQVYGFKLDIKKKGKHNFIRFATHKPAGTPAKDGYTLTATKDGVTIEGDTYAGTFYGLQSLIQLLPVEKSTSLVIPAVAIKDVPRFDYRGMHLDVGRHMFPISFIKKYIDYLALHKMNYFHWHLTEDQGWRLEFKKYPELTKTGAYRNSTIIGRYPGTGVDNTRYGGFYTQDEAKEIVKYAAARHITVVPEIEMPGHASAALASYPWLGCPGTGPYKVEGTWGIFDDVYCAGKDSTFTFLQDVMDEVMAIFPSKYIHVGGDESPKSNWKICPLCQKRIKDEGLKDEHELQSYFIQRMEKYINGKGRTIIGWDEILEGGLAPNAIVMSWRGEAGGIAAAQQHHNVIMTPGTHVYFDHAQSQREDSVTIGGFTSIEKAYSYEPIPKELTAEQAKYVLGAQANVWTEYMSNTAKVEYQIFPRMSALSEVLWTAPEKKDYKDFEKRLLTQFKRYDLWGARYSNAYYDITANVQPSADFQGVTVKMDAKKDLGKLVYTIKGKQAETPYSGPIVLKESSQVTGLYYKDNQLMDSVTIKVNVNKATGKQITLREQPSTYFPGNGAFTLIDGIVNEKGGRDQATVGFSGSDLEATIDLGSAQQINNVVIHALNAGGTYVYPPKGVEVYGSSDGVTFKPLGTANAVSEVAGTKAIMKVNFKPANTRFVKVAVKNMQTVPEGKQGAGEKTWLFLDEIQVN
- the purD gene encoding phosphoribosylamine--glycine ligase, whose product is MNVLIIGSGAREHAIAWKLSQSEYCEQVFVAPGNAGTAAFGTTAAVNIHDFNELAKFATDFNIMMLVVGQENALVEGIHDFFQSSEYLKHILVVGPKKAGAMLEGSKDFCKEFLQKYNIPTAAYKTFTEATFREAVDYVRNHTFPVVIKADGLAAGKGVIIAQNFEEAVDALEDLLRNKRFGNASSKVVIEEYLQGIEVSVFILTDGKEYVLLPEAKDYKRIGEGDTGLNTGGMGAISPVPFADEAFMQKVKERVIEPTLRGMQEEQLDYTGFLFIGLIRVNGEPMVIEFNVRLGDPETEAILPRIKSDLFELFRALHDHKLGEFKLEVDPRTAATVFLVSGGYPEGFEKGKEISGLEQVAADVMVFHAGTVLENGKLLSNGGRVIAVTALADTREEALAKANAAAETITWKGRYYRHDLGFDLKNIPA
- a CDS encoding BrxA/BrxB family bacilliredoxin codes for the protein MYPEYMVAPIREDLTSIGFEQLMTADEVEQALKEEGTVLLAVNSVCGCAASKARPALKMAVASSDKRPAKLVTVFAGMEQDAVAKAREHMLPYPPSSPSIALFKDGELVHMIERYHIEGNDLNRIVDNLQGAFEAYC
- a CDS encoding sugar MFS transporter, yielding MAQKSILTEERAIPASQSGGSMRSMLIIGALFFIFGFVTWLNSVLIPYLRIACELNNFESYLVAFAFYISYLVMAIPSAWVLKKTGFKRGMSVGLGIMAVGALVFIPAAMSRTYVLFLIGLFIQGTGLAVLQTAVNPYVTILGPRESAAKRISIMGICNKVAGALAPLILGAIVLENADVLVNSLSSMSAAQQALELDALATKVITPYLIMAGILVLLAILVSFSTLPEVDTDHEDEAVASANTHKKSILQFPHVLLGAFTLFLYVGVEVMAGDTVISYGASQGIALSTSKFFTTYTLVAMLVGYVIGIVAIPKYISQAKALQLAALLGIAFVLVALFTDGYISVLFISLLGLANAVMWPAIWPLAIADLGRFTKIGSSLLIMGIAGGAILPLAYGGLADMLNPHQAYWVMVPCYLVIWYFATYGHKIRTA